The following nucleotide sequence is from Eschrichtius robustus isolate mEscRob2 chromosome 10, mEscRob2.pri, whole genome shotgun sequence.
CAGTCAGACTGGATGAGGGCCCAtccccattttaacttaatcaccccttcaaaggtcctgtctccaaatgcagtcatattctgaggtcctgggggctaGGGCTGCAAACTGTGAGTTTGGgggagacacagttcagcccTAACAACAGTCTTCACCCATGTGCTGTTACAGCAGCCATCTTTCTCTGTGACCTCTCACACAGATCCTTTACTTTTCTGGTCActctcagtttttaaaaggtGAGTCCAGTCCCCTCTGAAACTCCAAGTTcaccctctgccctccctctgaGCCCAGGTCTTTCCCTCAGGGGGTTGGGAGGGCCTGCCGTGGGCAGGGTCTATTCCCCTGATGCCCGTGTTCTCCCAGGGTGTGAGGCAGAGCCTGTCCCCCAATACTGGTTCTCCTTTCCTCCGATGGAGAACCCCTGAATTTTAGTGGGCACGTGGCTGCCCAGAGCAAGCTGCCCTCCCAGGTGCCTTTGCACTAGGCGTCCCACGTGACTTAGTTCTAGCCAATGGAGTGTTCAGAGAAGTGAGTGaactgccctcctcctccccctttctctttcctgttgACAGGGATGAAGACCTGATGGCCGGAGCCAGCACAGCTGCCTGGGACCATGAGGTGGATTTGGAATGAGGGCCGTTACAGCACGGAACACGCTAAAAGAAGCCTGGGTCCCTGACTCCATACAGCCCCAGACCACCCACTTGAACTTTtccatgaaagaaaatgaaaactctagCTTGCTTATGCCATGGTTATCTTGGGCTTCCTGTCATTTTGCCTTCCCACGAACAGATTCCCTGGTGCATAGTGAGTGTGCAGTAGATGTTCTTTTGCATGACTGACTAGGTCAGCAGGCGCAGGGGCGGAGCTGGGGCTGGAACAGCGCGGCCCTGTGTGCCTTCAGTGTTACCGGGAAGCCTGCTTATAAAGGACGATGGATTTGCCCAGATTTATAtaatctctgcctcttcctctgttgcGGGTGGGTGAGGTGGGCAGTCTTGCCCACCCAGGAACACTCCTCCATGTGGACAGAGCTCCAGTAAGCTGACTCTGGTTCCCTGAACCCCTCACTTCCTCCTCCCCGGGGGAGAAGTGACTTAATCTGATAGGTGGGTTGGAATGATAGGCAGGTGGGCACAACCACTTCCTGTCCCTTGTCTCCTGGAAGCCGGGTGCTGCCTGGCTGCACACCGTCTGCTCTGCTTCTCTGCGCCAGGTGGTGCAGAAGCACAGCCCCGCGTGGAGGGCCCATGGGCTGCCCAGAGTGTCGAATTCTGGGGTTCAGTGTTAGGAACTGCCCTGGCACCTCCTCCAGTCAGCTGTATGGTACCGAGGTGACATTTCTCTCATCTTCTTACTGCTCTGACTTGTTTCCCAACTGCTTTAGAACTCAGGCGGGAAGCGGGAAAGCGTTTATTAGTCCCACAACCCCCAGCAGAAGCTGTCAGCTCTgactggggtgggcggggggatgCAGGGGTCAGAAAGGGCATATCAGCAGCAGGAAGTGCAGAAggcccaaccccccaccccagagcTGCCGCCCCCAAACATGCATGAGACAGGCCTGCTCTTCTCCAGCTCTGTGTCCACCACGCTTCTCGCTGCCCTGAAGGAGGCCAGCCACCCCAGGGGCAGCACCTCCTGGTCTGACCTTCTGGGCGTCCAGGCTGGGCAGGAGCAGTTTGCTCAGGTCTGACAGAGCTGGCCATGCAtgtgtgcaggggacatgggtgtgGGGAGGCCAGCCTGGGGTGCAGAGGTGCTGAGGGCTGTGTTCTAGAACTCTCCGGCCCCAGGTCCTCTGTGCCCTGGCTGGAGCTCTCCTAGCTGTGCCGATCTGTAAGAGGCAAAGGGAGACAGCTAGAACCACACCCCAAAGCTGCTCCCGGGCCCTGTGCCCATTTTACCGGGGCAAAAACTGAGGCCCGTAACAGGAGGGATGCAGGCAGTGGAGGCCAGGCTTGAGATCAATCAGCTTGGTGTCCAATGCGGGGCCTCTCAATCCGGCCGCTCTTCTTGGGGTGCCCGCCCTCCTCACTCTGCACTCGCCCAGGGCCACCCAGCCCCTCCTGGGTCTTCCTCCTGCACAAGGGCCTGGAAGTTCTGTCTGCCGCaggccccctccctccagcccccacccccacacgCGTGTCAAGGGGACAGGCCTGTCCCGCCTACACTGGAGCCTCGGTTCCGCGTCCTGCTGCCCCCGGGACCCTCACCTGTGTCCGTGTCTTTGGGGAGCTGCCCTGTCTCCAGGAAGAGCCAGAGGTTGCTGCATTTCTGCGACTCCACTCGGGTCACCCAGTAGCTGGCCACTGAGCCTGCGactggggagtggggggcaggggccagtgggcaggggggcggggcctctgcaCTTGTCAGGGGAAGGGAGCAGGGTGCAGGCTTGTTCCGGGCAGATGGGAGTGGTGGGGTCCAGCAGGGCTCCCACTGAGAACTGGAGCCTCGTCCCCGGAGGCAGGGATGCCCGGGACCACAGCCCCCCCACCCCTAGTGGGATCCACTTCTGCTGAAGAGCCAGCGGCAACGGGGGTGCATTTCAGGGGCGCCAGGCACCAGCCCTGGAGTACCCACCCACGGCCACCAGCATGTTCCACTGAAAGGGGTACGGAAACTTCCTCTGAACGAGCATCTGCAGGCCGACGGTCGCACCGGTGCCTGACAAGAGCCATGGTCCACGTCAGCCAGCCCGTCCACGGGGCTGGCCAGGGGACCACCGGGGCTCTCGGCCTAAGTGCTCGCGGCACCTGCCAGGCTCCGAGCACTGGGGGCTGGCGACCTGGCGCCACCTGCTGGGGAGTCAGGGTGAGACAGGAGGGTGAGGTCTCTTCCCACCCCAAGGACAGACACCTGGACCCAGCCTACCTGTGACAAAGGTGAAAATGCCCTTCATGAAGGCGTTCGACTGGCACGCGGCATACTCCCCCAGTccctgggatgggggagggggttgaAGGCTCAGTTCCCCGTCCCTCCTTTGGGCACACTCCGGGGGGAGGGGACCACTCATCGTGAGGCCCTGGGGGCCTGGACACATCCCACCTGCCCCCATGCCCACCCAGGATGCCTCGATCTCCACAGCAAGAGGgtcccccacctctgtccctctTCTCTTCCCTGATAAGGGCACTCCCACCGAGGCCCCCGCCCCGCTCAGGTCAGCTTCTGAGGTCAGGGGCCCGCGTCCCAGGCCAGCCTTCTCACCGGGTGCTTGCTGGCCACGGCGTCGTCCACCCGGGACAGGCCCAGGTTCACCATGGCTGGCGGGGCGCGGGGAGCCGGCGGGGCAGAGCGGCGCCGGACCGggcggaggggcggggccggatggggcggggcggggcggggcctgcgCAGGGCCGGGCGGAGGGCAGGGGGCGGAGCCGGCCGCGCGCTCCCCAGGCCCAGCTCTGTGACGGTGGGCGGCGAGGCGGCGGCGCGAACGTGGGCGCCGGCGCGCGCTCCTCCCCGCGGGCCCGGCCTGGGTCGTCCGCCTCATTTCCAAGCTCTCAGAGACATAATGATTACTGTTAGTATTATTTGTGGGGGTGGGGCTTTGCTTACGGGATTACATCTACTGAAAACGACCACGGAATAGTGTATCCAAAGATGACATAGCGAGTTAATTCCAAAAATACCGTAAGCGCGTACTTGGTGCCAGTTCGTGTGCTAGGAGTTGGGGGTCCCACGGAGGAGTCAGAGCTCCTAGCCCTCATAGAGCAGACAGGTAAACAGACCTGGGAGGAGGCCAGGAAAACAAAATGGGTCAGGGTATGGAGAGAGGCCAGGGCCTGTGTGTAcgtctgtgtgtgtgcgcgcccGCCCTCAAGGAGAGACCTGCGTGGGAGGGTCAGGCAGAGGACCCTCAACCTTGAGCTGCTGTGTGGGACTAAGCGTGGCCTATTTGCAGAAGCTTCAGGAGGCCCACGTGGCTGGATCTGAGGGCGAGAGGCGAGGGTTGGGCTGGGCCTTGAAGCCTGGTGGGAACTTCAGTTCCTCTGATTGCACACAGCCAGGCACAGCCAGGGATGTCAGCTCAGTGGACACCTCGCTGTCCCTGCACGGCGGGGGGCCAGCCTTCCAGGAGTGCATCTGCTAAGGTTTAGAGAGTGTTTCAGCAGTGGAGCAGGCAGGGGTGCTGTCATGGTGCAGCGTGCTGTCAGGATATAGGGGGCTACTGGGGTGCAAGAGTGCTGTCAGGGTGCTCTTGGGGTGTGTTTGGAGGCTGCACTAACAGGCCTCGGCATTGTGTTGGAGGTGCcagtgaggaaggaaggggacCCAGGCCGGCCTCCAGGGCTTGCCCTGAGCATAGGTGGGCACAGCAGTGGGGGCTGAGGGGAGCTGATGGTGTGGGGCACACTGGGAGGCGGTTCGGGCTCTGTCGGGTCTGAGATGTCTGGAGACAGGAGACTGGGATGTGTGAATCTGGAACCCAGTGGGGAGGTCAAGGTTGTAGTTAAAAATGCTTTctctaaagaaaaatttattattgCTTGTTAATGAAAATAGTGTATATTCCATATAAAAATTAAAGCTGTGCAGATGCTCCTGAAGTAAAATGCACGTCCCCCACCACCAGTGTGGGCGCTGGCCGGGACATTCCCTGTGCAAGTGGGTGATGGGGGTGGGcgatggggggatggggggagacgTGGGGTGATGAAGAGACAGAGGGTGCAGCCGTTGCCAGCGCCTGCTCCTTCCCAGGGCTCTGGAGAGAAGTGCCCGGGGCGCCCTCAGGGTGGGCTGGAGGGGGGCAGGGCGATTTCACCAGGTGCAGTGTGATCGAAGTCACCACTGCCTCTGTGACAAGGTGTGGCTGGTTCACTTCTACTCCAGTTAAACCCAAAGTTGCTACTTGTTAGTGTGTGTCTTTGGAAATATCACCACGAAGTGGGTCAACAATTTACTGTTGAAGTCACTTGAGGAAATTGGCTTTCAAGCCTAAACAGAGGGTGCAATGCTATCTTAGTACAGAGTCATTAGGACTGACTGGCAGCTATTTTCCACCCTTGGCTGATGCTTTGATAATCTTAGTATTTAGTTTCTCAGGCAAGCCACCTACAGACTCCTGTAGATCAGCTTTGGAAGTCTTAGAATACATGAACTCAGAAAGCCGTTTCATCTTCTCTCGTGTTAAAGAGACAGTGTGGAAATTCTACTGACATATGAAATATTCTTTTGCTTCAGAATCTTTTgccttgggagttccctggtgggcaGTGgtaaggaatccgcctgccaacgcaggggaagcgggtttgagccctggtcggggaactaagatcccacatgccgcaggacaACTAAgcgcccgtgccacaactacagagctcgCATGCcgcaaactgcagagcccatgggccacaactagagagagaaaacctgcacaccacagctagagagaagcccacgcgccccaACGAAgtgcccacgcgccgcaacaaaaacgatcctgcatgcctcaacaaagatcccgcgtgccgcaactaagactcgacgcagccaaaaaaaccattGCCTTTCCCAAATTCCCTTTTTGTACCATTCATTTCTTCTTGGCTCCATAATCTGAAGGTGGACTGAGTTGTTGAAGTTTACCATTTTCTTCAACAGCTCTTTTGACTTACAAATAGGTCAGCGGGCTGGGGCCTGGGCCTCTGCACTTCTCAGGGAAAGGGCACAACCGATACATTTCAGGCCAGGCTGAACCTTGCAGAAGCGTTCCTGCCAAATGCTTCAACTTCAGGAAGAAGCCCCGCCCAGGTATTGCTAACCTATCCACGTGCCACCAAGCTCCAAGGAACAGACACTTGGATTCATGCGTCACATCTGAAAAAGCACCAACCCCTGACTGGAGCTGCATACCATCTGgtgacctgaaagtaaagatttccAGGAATTAAAGCAGGTGACATCTGACCAGACAGCTTTCCCAAGATGTCTGGACCAGGCCTGTACGCCCTTTTCTCACTGttgctgcttctctctctctttcatgggAAGACAACACCCTTGTCCGCATTTCCCAAACCCTTGTGAAAGGGGGAAACCTCTTCTTTTGATTATGGCCTTTTGGAAACAGCCTTATCATGATCCCGTGACAAATTAATCTTttacttgccttttgggaagcgtTAGACGGTTCAGGATTCACAGTGTTTATTTCATCTGAACTATTAACTGACTCTGGGTTCTTATCTACACTCTCTGAATTTGCAAACTTACAGGCTGTATTTTTCATAATATAATCGGTTCCAAACAGTTCTTTTGAGATAACAATActatttttaatagtaaatagTATTGTTTAATAGTATTTAATTGAAGTTTTGCTCTTTTTTCAGAGCTCATCAGCTATTGCTTCACGTTTATTTCTGTGCTGTTTCTTCCCAACATACTCAGGTAATTCTTTCAGTTTGAGTGTGCTCCTTCTGTATTTACTGTTCTATTTCCTCCTCATAACAAAACGGAGGCCTCCCATTGATCCACTTTACTAAACCTTCATGGCTGCCTAAGTGGGAACTTCCAGGAGGCATATGTGACTCCAGATTTCCCTCCATGGGGAGAGCCTTGTTCCCTTGGGTCAGAGTAGGTACCAATGAAAAATGACCAGGAAAGTGGAaactcgggaattccctggtggtccagtggttacgattcagtgctttcactgccggggagcccaggttcaatccctagtcagggaaataagatcccacaagacacgtggcacggccagaaaaaaaaaaaaaaagtggaaactcAACTGCATAGAATCAGGCATAGTTGCAAGTCTCACCTGCCTCTCTGTGGTCCTTTGATTTGTTCAGTTGGCCACCTTCAGGTATAAGATCCATGTTTGGAACCATCACACAATTTAGAGTTGTCATGTTACTCTTAATTCTGTTttgtatgaatattttaaattctgcGTTTTGTTGCTTGTCAAACTTTTGTAAAAATGATGTatcctgggactttcctggcggtccagtggttaagacttcaccttccaatgcagggggtacgggttcgatccctggtcagggagctaagatcccacatgcctcagggccaaaaaaccaaaacataaaaccgAAGTAAtaatgtaacaaattcaataaagacttttaaaatggttcatgtcaaaaaaaaaaaaaaattaaaaaaaaaaacaatgtagccAATAAAGTGATACTGGCtcaacatttcaaaataatctcCCTTGGCCTTAATAAAACAGCAACATGGGTTTATTCGGGAACAGTAAAGAACTGCAATTCAGGACAAACAATCTAGGGCAAACCACAGCAAGTGCAGAGAACAAAGGAGAGGAaactcttttatagaggag
It contains:
- the TMEM141 gene encoding transmembrane protein 141, yielding MVNLGLSRVDDAVASKHPGLGEYAACQSNAFMKGIFTFVTGTGATVGLQMLVQRKFPYPFQWNMLVAVVAGSVASYWVTRVESQKCSNLWLFLETGQLPKDTDTDRHS